Proteins co-encoded in one Hypomesus transpacificus isolate Combined female unplaced genomic scaffold, fHypTra1 scaffold_124, whole genome shotgun sequence genomic window:
- the znf706 gene encoding zinc finger protein 706 produces MARGHQKIQSQQKNAKKQAEAKKAKGHDQKTAAKAALVFTCAVCRSQMPDPKTFKQHFESKHPKSPLPTELEGVEA; encoded by the exons ATGGCGCGTGGTCATCAGAAGATCCAATCTCAGCAGAAAAATGCCAAGAAGCAGGCTGAAGCAAAGAAGGCTAAAGGACATGACCAGAAGACTGCTGCCAAGGCTGCTCTAGTGTTCACCTGTGCCGTCTGCAGG TCACAGATGCCAGACCCAAAGACCTTcaagcagcattttgagagcaAGCATCCCAAGTCCCCCCTGCCTACAGAGCTGGAGGGAGTGGAAGCATAA
- the pabpc1b gene encoding LOW QUALITY PROTEIN: polyadenylate-binding protein 1b (The sequence of the model RefSeq protein was modified relative to this genomic sequence to represent the inferred CDS: inserted 1 base in 1 codon), translating to MNPSAPSYPMASLYVGDLHQDVTEAMLYEKFSPAGAILSIRVCRDMITRRSLGYAYVNFQQPADAERALDTMNFDVIKGRPVRIXWSQRDPSLRKSGVGNIFIKNLDKSIDNKALYDTFSAFGNILSCKVVCDENGSKGYGFVHFETQEAAERAIEKMNGMLLNDRKVFVGRFKSRKEREAELGARAKEFTNVYIKNFGEDMDEEKLRDVFSQYGNAMSIRVMTDDSGKSRGFGFVSFEHHEDAQKAVDEMNGKEFNGKLIYVGRAQKKMERQTELKRKFEQMKQDRMTRYQGVNLYVKNLDDGLDDERLRKEFTPFGTITSAKVMMEGGRSKGFGFVCFSSPEEATKAVTEMNGRIVATKPLYVALAQRKEERQAHLTNQYMQRMASVRAVPNPVINPYQPAPPSGYFMAAIPQAQNRAAYYPAGQMAQLRPSPRWATQGVRPQHFQNMPGAMRPNVPRPQTFGSMRPTSQVPRMMSAQRLPAQAMGPRPINAAAAASAPVRGVPQYKYAAGVRNPQQHMNPQPQVAMQQPAVHVQGQEPLTASMLAAAPPQEQKQMLGERLFPLIQNMHPSLAGKITGMLLEIDNSELLHMLESPESLRSKVDEAVAVLQAHQAKETAQKTVPNSAGVPSV from the exons ATGAACCCGAGTGCTCCTAGTTACCCGATGGCATCTCTGTACGTTGGGGACCTGCATCAAGACGTGACCGAGGCCATGCTGTACGAGAAGTTCAGCCCCGCAGGGGCAATCTTATCCATCCGTGTATGTAGAGACATGATCACTAGGCGTTCGCTTGGATACGCCTATGTTAACTTTCAGCAGCCAGCAGACG CTGAGCGTGCGCTAGATACAATGAATTTTGACGTGATCAAGGGTCGCCCGGTCCGTA ATTGGTCCCAGCGTGACCCCTCCCTGCGCAAGAGTGGCGTCGGAAACATCTTCATTAAGAATTTGGATAAGTCTATTGACAATAAGGCCTTATACGACACCTTCTCCGCCTTTGGCAACATCCTCTCTTGCAAG GTGGTGTGTGATGAGAATGGCTCAAAGGGCTACGGCTTTGTGCACTTTGAGACTCAGGAGGCGGCGGAGAGGGCCATTGAGAAAATGAACGGCATGTTGCTCAATGACCGAAAAGT TTTTGTCGGTCGCTTCAAGTCCCGCAAAGAGCGCGAGGCTGAGCTGGGCGCCCGCGCCAAGGAGTTCACAAACGTCTACATCAAGAACTTTGGGGAGGACATGGACGAGGAGAAGCTGAGGGACGTGTTCAGTCAATATG GCAACGCCATGAGTATCCGAGTCATGACTGACGACAGTGGAAAGTCACGAGGATTTGGCTTCGTCAGCTTCGAGCACCACGAGGATGCCCAGAAG GCTGTAGACGAGATGAACGGGAAGGAGTTCAACGGCAAGCTGATCTACGTGGGCCGCGCCCAGAAGAAGATGGAGCGCCAGACTGAACTGAAGCGCAAGTTTGAGCAGATGAAACAGGACCGCATGACGCGCTACCAG GGGGTCAACCTCTACGTCAAGAACCTCGACGACGGCCTCGACGACGAGCGCCTGCGCAAGGAGTTCACCCCCTTCGGGACAATCACCAGCGCCAAAGTCATGATGGAGGGCGGCCGCAGCAAAGGCTTTGGCTTTGTGTGCTTCTCCTCCCCAGAGGAGGCCACCAAGGCAGTGACGGAAATGAACGGCCGCATCGTGGCCACCAAGCCCCTGTACGTGGCGCTGGCCCAGCGCAAGGAAGAGCGGCAGGCACACCTCACCAATCAGTACATGCAGCGGATGGCCAGCGTTCGCGCAGTGCCCAACCCAGTGATAAACCCCTACcagcctgctcctccctctgggTACTTCATGGCTGCCATCCCCCAG GCTCAGAATCGGGCTGCATACTATCCTGCAGGCCAGATGGCTCAGCTGAGACCCAGCCCACGCTGGGCCACCCAAGGAGTCCGTCCTCAGC ACTTCCAGAACATGCCTGGTGCCATGCGTCCCAACGTCCCCCGTCCCCAGACCTTTGGCTCCATGAGACCAACCTCCCAGGTGCCCCGCATGATGTCTGCCCAGCGCCTCC CTGCCCAGGCCATGGGACCTCGTCCCATCAACGCAGCGGCGGCTGCCTCTGCGCCCGTGCGCGGCGTGCCCCAGTACAAGTATGCCGCGGGAGTCCGCAATCCCCAGCAGCACATGAACCCTCAGCCTCAGGTGGCTATGCAGCAG cctgcTGTCCACGTCCAGGGCCAGGAGCCTCTGACTGCCTCTATGCTCGCCGCTGCTCCACCACAGGAGCAGAAGCAGATGCTGG GTGAGCGTTTGTTCCCTCTGATCCAGAACATGCATCCCAGCCTGGCCGGTAAGATAACAGGAATGCTTCTGGAGATCGACAACTCTGAGCTTCTCCACATGCTGGAGTCCCCGGAATCTCTGCGCTCAAAG GTTGATGAGGCAGTGGCTGTGCTCCAAGCCCACCAGGCCAAGGAGACAGCTCAAAAGACCGTGCCCAACTCTGCTGGAGTCCCAAGTGTTTAA
- the rnf19a gene encoding E3 ubiquitin-protein ligase RNF19A has translation MNPQQPPHGGSGSERDLHSAASSVSLPSGRKTPKKRRLSLHSLFGRRRRPERDPKRKSRALRGGGVEGIASVESIHSSEAAHRGSAPPGVVPSTSSSSSASSVAPSSAGDLLECPLCLLRHARERFPDIMTCHHRSCADCLRQYLRIEISESRINICCPECSERYNPHDIRMILADRALMDKYEEFMLRRWLVADPDCRWCPAPDCGYAVIAFGCASCPKITCGREGCGTEFCYHCKQLWHPNQTCDAARLQRAQSLRLRTFRSSSLSYSQESGAAADDIKPCPRCAAYIIKMNDGSCNHMTCAVCGSEFCWLCMKEISDLHYLSPSGCTFWGKKPWSRKKKILWQLGTLVGAPVGIALIAGIAIPAMILGIPVYVGRKIHNRYEGKNISKHKRNLVIAGGVTLSAIVSPVVAAVTVGIGVPIMLAYVYGVVPISLCRGGGCGVSTGNGKGVRIEFDDENDMNVGSGVAATDTTSVAETRPNPSIGEGSVGGMTGSLSASSSHIEHVGAMRDNLSENASTMALAGTSITGSLSGSAVVNCYNRLEVQADVQKERCSLSGDSATVSLGTNSDNASTRAMAGSILNAYMPLDRDGSSNLEGQVDLEGKQERKFRHPSTSSSLDDASSNGPGGACPPGCPHDPSCRWTTESSTGSGGKKSKGKLRKKCGGGSKIEETREDVEARLLEQRSTNSSEFDSLSGSLPSVADSHCSHLSEFSCSDHEFPRPLPPSLEPYSRLPIAPPDAGVTPLAEVENDRLETCPVLRGDPTNLSPPLPGSPEGVGGTLLFIAEENIGLIWDSEPLDSLVVEEDLKENNNNNTTTASVVHQQLASPARSGCIQTNI, from the exons ATGAACCCCCAGCAGCCTCCCCACGGCGGCTCGGGGTCCGAGCGCGACCTCCACTCGGCCGCCTCCTCCGTCAGTCTGCCCTCCGGCCGAAAGACGCCCAAGAAGAGAcgcctctccctccactctctgttcGGGCGGCGGCGGCGCCCCGAGCGCGACCCCAAGCGCAAGTCCCGCGCCCTCCGCGGCGGCGGCGTTGAAGGGATTGCCAGTGTGGAGAGCATCCACTCCTCCGAGGCGGCCCACAGGGGCTCCGCTCCCCCGGGGGTCGTCCCCtccacgtcctcctcctcctctgcctcctccgtGGCTCCGTCCTCGGCCGGCGACCTGCTGGAGTGCCCGCTGTGCCTGCTGCGGCACGCCCGCGAGCGCTTCCCCGACATCATGACGTGCCACCACCGCTCGTGCGCCGACTGCCTGCGGCAGTACCTGCGCATCGAGATCTCCGAGAGCCGCATCAACATCTGCTGCCCCGAGTGCTCGGAGCGCTACAACCCCCACGACATCCGCATGATCCTGGCCGACCGCGCCCTCATGGACAAGTACGAGGAGTTCATGCTGCGCCGCTGGCTGGTCGCCGACCCCGACTGCCGCTGGTGCCCCGCCCCCGACTGCGG GTATGCAGTCATTGCCTTTGGCTGCGCCAGCTGCCCCAAAATCACGTGCGGCCGCGAGGGCTGCGGCACGGAGTTCTGCTACCACTGCAAGCAGCTGTGGCACCCCAACCAGACGTGCGACGCCGCCCGCCTGCAGAGGGCCCAGAGCCTCAGACTGAGGACCTTCAGATCCTCCTCCCTCAGCTACAGCCAGGAGAGCGGGGCCGCAG CTGATGACATCAAGCCCTGCCCGCGCTGCGCTGCCTACATCATCAAGATGAACGATGGCAGCTGTAATCACATGACCTGCGCCGTGTGCGGCAGCGAGTTCTGCTGGCTGTGCATGAAGGAGATCTCTGACCTGCACTATCTGAG tCCCTCAGGCTGTACCTTCTGGGGCAAGAAGCCgtggagcaggaagaagaagatcCTGTGGCAGCTGGGCACGCTGGTGGGCGCCCCCGTGGGCATCGCCCTCATCGCCGGCATCGCCATCCCCGCCATGATCCTCGGGATCCCCGTCTACGTGGGGAGGAAG ATTCATAATCGCTACGAGGGCAAGAACATCTCCAAACACAAGAGAAATCTAGTGATCGCAGGGGGTGTGACCCTGTCTGCCATAGTGTCACCAGTGGTGGCAGCCGTCACCGTCG GTATCGGTGTACCCATCATGCTGGCGTACGTGTATGGCGTGGTGCCCATCTCGCTGTGTCGCGGGGGCGGTTGTGGCGTCTCCACCGGCAATGGCAAAGGAGTGCGCATCGAGTTTGATGACGAAAATGACATGAACGTGGGCAGCGGGGTGGCAGCGACCG ATACCACGTCAGTCGCAGAGACGAGGCCCAACCCGAGCATAGGGGAGGGCAGCGTGGGGGGCATGACGGGCAGCCTGAGCGCCAGCAGCAGCCACATAGAGCACGTGGGAGCCATGCGGGACAACCTGAGTGAGAACGCCAGCACCATGGCTCTGGCTGGGACCAGCATCACCGGCAGCCTGTCAGGCAGCGCCGTGGTCAACTGTTATAACCG GTTGGAGGTTCAGGCAGATGTGCAGAAGGAGAGGTGTAGCCTGAGTGGAGATTCAGCCACGGTCAGTCTGGGAACTAACAGTGACAACGCCAGCACCAGAGCCATGGCTGGTTCCATCCTCAATGCCTACATGCCTCTGGACAG GGATGGGAGCAGCAAcctggagggccaggtggaCCTGGAGGGCAAGCAGGAGAGGAAGTTCCGCcaccccagcaccagcagcagcctGGACGACGCCAGCAGCAACGGCCCCGGGGGCGCCTGCCCCCCTGGCTGCCCCCACGACCCCAGCTGCCGCTGGACCACGGAGTCGTCCACAGGCTCTGGCGGTAAGAAGAGCAAGGGCAAGCTGCGGAAGAAATGCGGTGGCGGGAGCAAGATCGAGGAGACGCGCGAGGACGTGGAGGCCCGCCTGCTGGAGCAGCGCAGCACCAACTCCAGCGAGTTCGACTCGCTGAGCGGGAGCCTGCCGTCCGTAGCCGACTCCCACTGCAGCCACCTGTCCGAGTTCAGCTGCTCCGACCACGAGTtcccccgccccctgccccccagcctggAGCCCTACTCACGCCTCCCCATCGCCCCTCCGGATGCGGGGGTCACCCCGCTGGCTGAGGTGGAGAACGACCGACTGGAGACCTGTCCAGTGCTGAGAGGTGACCCCACCAACCTGTCACCACCCCTCCCTGGTTCCCCAGAAGGGGTTGGTGGGACTCTTCTCTTCATTGCTGAGGAGAACATTGGGTTGATTTGGGACAGTGAGCCCCTTGACTCCCTGGTTGTGGAAGAGGACCTgaaggaaaataataataataacaccaCCACAGCATCTGTGGTTCACCAGCAGCTTGCAAGCCCAGCCAGGAGTGGCTGTATTCAAACGAATATTTAG